The following are encoded together in the Iodobacter fluviatilis genome:
- a CDS encoding EscU/YscU/HrcU family type III secretion system export apparatus switch protein yields the protein MSSEKTEKPTPKHLKDAAKKGQTFKSRDLIVALLTMAGVLYIVSAASLVELMAAYRQLIAGGFQQDIQSYSAGILWIGVKLMLPIILLCVVATALPSLLFSGFVLATEALKLNLDALNPVNGFKKLFSLRTVKDLIKSLLYLLSFAVSIYVVWHNKRGLLFAQLSGGPLDMAVIWRELLLSFVLTCMGCIVLILVLDALAEYFLHMKDMKMDKQQVKSEHKEQDGNPEIKSKRREVHQEILSEQIKSDVSNSKLIIANPTHIAIGIFYKPEIIGVPFISLIETNQRALAVRAYAKKVGVPVIRNIALARRILKTHRRYSFIKIDEIEDVLRLLDWLDQVENADKNALPSDPLLDTPLDAPK from the coding sequence ATGTCTTCTGAAAAAACAGAAAAACCCACGCCAAAGCACCTGAAAGATGCTGCAAAAAAAGGTCAGACTTTCAAAAGCCGTGATTTGATTGTCGCTTTGCTGACGATGGCAGGTGTTCTTTATATCGTGTCCGCAGCATCCTTAGTTGAGCTGATGGCGGCCTATAGACAGTTGATTGCAGGCGGTTTTCAGCAGGATATACAAAGTTATAGCGCAGGGATTTTATGGATAGGTGTAAAGCTTATGCTGCCTATTATTCTATTGTGTGTGGTGGCGACCGCTCTGCCTTCATTATTATTCAGTGGTTTTGTGCTGGCGACCGAAGCGCTCAAGCTCAATCTTGATGCACTTAATCCCGTTAATGGCTTTAAAAAACTATTCAGCCTGAGAACAGTTAAAGACCTTATTAAGTCTTTATTGTATCTACTTAGTTTTGCTGTATCGATTTACGTGGTGTGGCACAACAAGCGGGGTCTGTTGTTTGCTCAACTAAGTGGTGGTCCGCTGGATATGGCTGTTATCTGGCGGGAGTTGTTACTTTCCTTTGTACTCACCTGCATGGGATGCATCGTGCTTATTTTAGTGCTGGATGCGCTAGCTGAATATTTTCTTCATATGAAAGATATGAAAATGGATAAGCAGCAGGTTAAGAGCGAGCATAAAGAGCAGGATGGTAATCCGGAGATTAAATCTAAACGGCGTGAAGTCCATCAGGAAATTCTTTCAGAGCAGATTAAATCAGATGTGAGTAATTCAAAGCTTATTATTGCGAATCCAACCCATATTGCCATTGGCATTTTTTATAAGCCGGAAATCATTGGTGTTCCCTTTATTTCGCTTATTGAAACCAATCAGCGTGCATTGGCTGTGCGAGCGTATGCCAAGAAAGTAGGCGTACCTGTGATTCGCAATATTGCATTGGCACGGCGTATTTTAAAGACTCACCGGCGTTACTCATTTATTAAAATTGATGAAATTGAAGATGTATTGCGCCTATTGGACTGGCTTGATCAAGTAGAGAATGCTGACAAAAATGCATTACCTTCGGACCCCCTTTTGGATACCCCTTTGGACGCTCCAAAATAG
- the sicA gene encoding type III secretion system translocator chaperone SicA → MRIDDSASEERIAEMIWETVSSGGTLKDIHGISDDMMQGLYAHAYDFYNKGRLDEAETFFHFLCIYDFYNPDYIMGLAAVCQLKKQFERAFDLYSVAFALSKDDYRAVFFAGQCQLFMRKAAKAKQCFELVCEQSSDEGMKAKAQVYLDTLGKTDLEATQEQEEE, encoded by the coding sequence ATGCGCATTGACGACAGTGCTAGTGAAGAACGTATTGCAGAAATGATCTGGGAGACGGTAAGTAGCGGAGGAACGCTAAAAGATATCCACGGAATTTCCGACGATATGATGCAGGGTTTGTATGCGCATGCTTACGATTTTTATAATAAAGGCCGCTTAGATGAGGCAGAAACGTTCTTTCATTTTCTATGCATCTACGATTTCTATAACCCTGATTACATCATGGGCCTGGCTGCAGTTTGTCAGTTGAAAAAGCAGTTTGAAAGAGCCTTTGATCTGTATTCCGTGGCGTTTGCACTGAGTAAGGATGACTACCGAGCAGTTTTCTTTGCTGGGCAGTGTCAGCTTTTTATGCGCAAAGCGGCCAAGGCTAAGCAGTGCTTTGAACTGGTTTGTGAACAAAGCAGCGACGAAGGGATGAAAGCGAAGGCTCAGGTGTATTTAGACACGCTTGGAAAAACGGATCTCGAGGCGACACAAGAGCAAGAAGAGGAGTAA
- the sctT gene encoding type III secretion system export apparatus subunit SctT: protein MQYGLFFNVHDWLAAAALGFARVAPIFFMLPFFNSNVLTGVMRISVSTLVAMSLWPYPLGGLPEFNSLWYLGIIAKEAMVGVLLGCLLTWPFWVFHALGSIIDNQRGATISSSMDPANGVDTSELANLFNLFAAVVYLQGGGMSLLLEVITKSYQLCDPLGDCSLALPPILLILTKVMAKALVLASPVVAALLLSEIALGLLSRFAPQMNAFSISLTIKSAIALLILLLYFSPILPSMVGELSLQPEALSVWFR, encoded by the coding sequence GTGCAATACGGTCTCTTTTTTAATGTCCATGATTGGCTGGCTGCCGCCGCACTGGGTTTTGCTCGTGTGGCCCCTATTTTTTTCATGCTCCCATTTTTTAATAGCAATGTGTTGACAGGAGTGATGCGTATTTCGGTTTCAACACTTGTGGCAATGAGCTTGTGGCCTTATCCGCTGGGGGGCTTGCCTGAATTTAATTCTCTCTGGTATTTAGGCATTATTGCCAAAGAAGCCATGGTGGGGGTTTTACTTGGATGTTTACTCACTTGGCCATTTTGGGTTTTTCATGCTTTAGGTAGCATTATCGATAACCAACGAGGCGCAACAATTAGTAGCAGTATGGATCCCGCCAATGGGGTCGACACGTCTGAGCTAGCTAATTTATTTAATTTATTTGCTGCGGTGGTCTATCTGCAAGGAGGTGGCATGTCTCTGTTGTTAGAGGTGATTACCAAGAGTTATCAGCTGTGTGATCCTTTAGGAGATTGCAGCCTAGCATTGCCCCCCATATTGTTAATCCTGACAAAGGTAATGGCTAAAGCATTGGTATTAGCCAGCCCAGTAGTGGCTGCATTATTACTCTCAGAGATTGCTCTGGGCCTATTGTCACGTTTTGCGCCACAAATGAATGCATTTTCAATTTCTCTGACGATTAAAAGTGCAATTGCACTGCTGATTTTGCTTTTATATTTCTCACCGATATTGCCTAGTATGGTTGGTGAGCTTAGTTTGCAGCCTGAAGCGCTGTCTGTTTGGTTTCGCTAA
- the sctE gene encoding type III secretion system translocon subunit SctE, which yields MSDSGVIGRSAYQQHPLAGAVFEKARASEDYVNTAQKAAQALFAVRAGQMGERTAMKGDLNAPVLTPPKQAVAEEAGSMDKLTLLLGQLMELLGDTALSVLEGRLALFKALRQSQTTANKALQEKFDKAISEMEGALDAAKAAEGDYQTALDAAKNAQMAAAEAESALAGMSPDDPEYEATKAARDEAVLNANQAKSKADSAKEVYVQATKTASEKTKAADKIADEIRAQCGNIPAVRQSQEGHLTGVARMTLLMAMFVELVGDNAEASLKNDLSIFEAMQSGRIKEMEKNAEEYEKEVKKAEELNKIMGCVGKILGALLTIVSVVGAAFTGGASLALAAVGIALMVADTVVKAATGVSFMEEAMKPIMEKILKPLMEAIGKAISDALEEFGVDKKTAQMVGSIVGAIAAALAMVVVIAAVAVVGKSAAAKLASSIGKMMGETIKKLVPSVLKDLAKQSSKTLAQGVSRLTKSMGLKTDSVAIKSYGNTMIQVATAGEVANGAAQAGGGIAQGVFIKKAADAMASFTLARFDMEKLDRCLKEAVEIFAKSQSITQGLLAQMSQTLEAHDATGRAVLRNSHA from the coding sequence ATGAGTGATTCAGGCGTAATTGGCCGCAGTGCCTATCAGCAACATCCCTTGGCGGGAGCCGTATTTGAGAAGGCTCGAGCCAGTGAGGATTATGTTAATACAGCTCAGAAGGCGGCACAGGCGCTTTTTGCAGTGCGTGCTGGGCAGATGGGGGAGCGTACCGCGATGAAAGGGGATTTAAATGCCCCCGTGTTAACCCCCCCTAAGCAAGCTGTCGCAGAAGAAGCAGGGAGCATGGATAAGTTGACGCTGTTGCTTGGGCAGTTGATGGAGCTGCTCGGAGATACTGCGTTGAGTGTTTTAGAAGGGCGTTTGGCCTTATTTAAAGCCCTTCGTCAATCACAAACGACTGCGAATAAAGCGCTGCAGGAGAAGTTTGATAAAGCGATCAGCGAAATGGAAGGAGCGCTAGATGCCGCAAAGGCTGCAGAGGGTGATTACCAGACTGCGCTAGATGCCGCAAAAAATGCACAAATGGCCGCAGCTGAGGCTGAAAGTGCATTGGCTGGGATGAGCCCAGATGATCCAGAGTATGAGGCCACAAAGGCTGCGCGTGATGAAGCGGTACTCAATGCCAATCAGGCAAAGAGTAAGGCTGATAGCGCAAAAGAAGTGTACGTTCAGGCCACTAAAACGGCCTCAGAAAAAACCAAGGCCGCAGATAAAATAGCCGATGAGATCAGAGCGCAGTGTGGAAATATACCCGCTGTCCGCCAGTCTCAAGAGGGGCACCTCACTGGGGTTGCTCGTATGACCTTGCTGATGGCGATGTTTGTTGAGCTCGTTGGTGACAATGCCGAAGCTAGCCTTAAAAATGATTTATCCATTTTTGAGGCGATGCAGTCTGGTCGTATCAAAGAAATGGAAAAGAACGCGGAAGAGTACGAAAAAGAAGTTAAAAAAGCAGAAGAGCTCAATAAAATAATGGGCTGCGTGGGTAAAATTCTGGGTGCTCTGCTTACCATTGTGTCTGTGGTAGGTGCCGCCTTTACTGGCGGTGCAAGCCTTGCTTTGGCGGCGGTAGGGATCGCCCTGATGGTAGCTGACACGGTGGTAAAGGCAGCAACGGGCGTTTCTTTTATGGAAGAAGCCATGAAGCCCATTATGGAAAAAATACTTAAGCCATTAATGGAGGCGATTGGTAAAGCGATAAGTGATGCTTTAGAAGAGTTTGGTGTTGATAAAAAAACGGCTCAGATGGTTGGCTCGATTGTCGGTGCGATTGCAGCGGCGTTAGCGATGGTTGTTGTCATTGCTGCTGTTGCGGTGGTAGGGAAAAGTGCTGCAGCCAAGCTGGCGAGTTCCATAGGCAAAATGATGGGCGAGACCATTAAGAAATTAGTCCCAAGTGTTCTAAAGGATCTGGCAAAGCAGTCGAGTAAAACCCTGGCTCAGGGTGTTTCCAGGCTAACTAAAAGCATGGGGTTGAAGACAGACAGCGTGGCCATTAAAAGCTATGGCAATACGATGATTCAGGTTGCCACTGCTGGAGAAGTGGCAAACGGGGCTGCTCAGGCGGGGGGAGGGATTGCCCAAGGGGTATTTATTAAAAAAGCCGCTGATGCAATGGCTTCTTTTACTCTGGCCCGCTTTGATATGGAAAAGTTGGACAGGTGTTTAAAAGAAGCGGTGGAGATTTTTGCTAAATCTCAATCCATCACTCAAGGGCTATTAGCCCAAATGTCTCAAACACTAGAAGCACATGACGCGACAGGTCGTGCTGTGCTGCGCAATAGTCACGCTTAA
- a CDS encoding IpaC/SipC family type III secretion system effector, translating to MTAINSNFISTLPQSKALTQDFTAEVKGTGKSKGAASTADVQLVLGGQSSAKGLLTRVNSVGVPDLKPPIIALSEAPPLDEINRVLTEKLNNADGVASLGGSIAVLEKQVQAWQKEAKATPSFDISGLGSRSSELMQKLLEVVQDNRTAEAKLGGKMSAIEEKQAHNVSDSIIKGGSDAMSYAIGGSVVSIATTVGGAARKSQGTSMAKDTLKVNGGKVRAAESELRSMSSSLKTGSGTVMGGADALTSVKVKPQAKVLTDAPVVGKKNDAADHVELANSSPQLTAQQQAALKEQTMSKLTTDRDLNQDAMQKNLAKADAIKNQGDMVMGLSMIFSNVIRGVGDFSQAHARSTEHLSQQGQKVAGSLNEESGTRKRELNTLFQDLLRQVTDMAAQTMSTMNQMLNNKV from the coding sequence ATGACCGCAATTAATAGCAATTTCATTTCCACGTTGCCACAGTCGAAAGCGCTTACTCAGGATTTTACAGCCGAAGTAAAAGGCACGGGCAAGTCTAAAGGCGCAGCCAGTACGGCAGATGTTCAGTTGGTACTGGGTGGGCAGTCTTCTGCTAAAGGCTTGTTAACCCGAGTGAATTCGGTTGGGGTACCTGATTTAAAGCCACCAATTATTGCTTTGAGTGAGGCACCTCCCCTCGATGAAATTAACCGAGTATTAACTGAAAAACTAAATAATGCCGATGGCGTTGCCAGCTTGGGCGGGTCGATCGCCGTGCTGGAAAAACAAGTGCAAGCATGGCAGAAAGAAGCCAAAGCAACCCCTTCTTTTGATATTTCTGGGCTGGGGAGCCGATCGAGTGAACTGATGCAAAAACTGCTTGAGGTTGTGCAAGATAATCGTACTGCCGAAGCAAAGTTGGGGGGCAAAATGTCTGCGATTGAGGAGAAGCAAGCGCACAATGTTTCTGACTCGATCATAAAGGGAGGCTCGGATGCAATGTCTTATGCCATCGGAGGGAGTGTGGTGAGTATAGCCACTACGGTTGGTGGCGCTGCTCGGAAAAGCCAAGGCACAAGTATGGCGAAAGATACGCTTAAAGTTAATGGTGGCAAGGTGAGAGCGGCGGAGAGTGAATTAAGAAGTATGAGTTCTTCGCTAAAAACCGGCTCAGGCACGGTAATGGGTGGGGCGGATGCGCTGACCAGCGTGAAAGTGAAGCCGCAGGCAAAAGTGCTGACTGATGCTCCGGTTGTAGGTAAGAAAAATGATGCTGCCGATCATGTCGAGTTAGCAAATAGTAGCCCTCAGCTTACTGCACAGCAGCAAGCCGCGCTCAAAGAGCAAACAATGAGCAAGCTGACTACAGATCGCGATTTGAATCAGGATGCCATGCAGAAGAATTTGGCAAAAGCTGATGCAATCAAGAATCAAGGCGATATGGTGATGGGGCTGAGTATGATTTTCTCTAATGTGATTCGTGGTGTGGGGGATTTCTCGCAGGCTCATGCCCGTTCTACTGAGCACTTATCCCAGCAAGGGCAGAAGGTGGCGGGATCCTTGAATGAAGAATCAGGAACTCGTAAGCGTGAGCTAAATACTTTATTCCAAGATCTGTTGAGACAGGTAACGGATATGGCCGCACAGACCATGTCGACCATGAATCAGATGTTGAACAATAAAGTATAA
- a CDS encoding IpaD/SipD/SspD family type III secretion system needle tip protein, translated as MTSPLSSTPLQHLIAVPQYAASDTKAAPEAIELSEAKAAPRSQLQQLQQQLQTLKQQGQSLHQQQQALSRDVLQGKPLASRATQQLEDTKAERQLSLHTFQSLMLANILPPLANERSLQPALETASAKQWPGFVEDDPTSSWTMNDNIADAIGDIQDNYLGVYENAVDKYIAFYAEFSKILAALEKLINGSTDGQSVNVSMRELQGQLEALKGQFFPGGQPGENAVLFPPKNDDGAVVGASKGKAEEWATEMGLDPSCVKESPPGSGKFVVTIDIGPIDQMIANLVLGNDPVKMTSTDFQIWKAGFDSMDEKMKNTLQTLTQKYSNAQSMTDNLIKVLSSTISSLLETDKAFLQI; from the coding sequence ATGACCTCACCCTTATCCAGTACGCCGCTGCAACATTTAATCGCTGTGCCCCAGTATGCCGCATCTGATACAAAGGCGGCTCCAGAAGCGATTGAGCTCAGCGAAGCAAAAGCTGCGCCGCGCAGCCAGCTACAGCAACTACAACAGCAATTGCAAACACTGAAGCAGCAAGGTCAAAGCCTGCATCAGCAGCAGCAAGCCCTCAGCCGCGATGTTTTACAAGGGAAGCCACTGGCATCTCGGGCGACTCAGCAGTTGGAAGATACTAAGGCAGAACGGCAGCTCAGCCTGCATACCTTTCAATCGCTGATGTTGGCCAATATTTTGCCACCCTTGGCTAATGAGCGGAGCTTACAGCCTGCGCTGGAAACTGCGAGTGCAAAGCAATGGCCTGGGTTTGTTGAAGATGATCCTACTTCCAGTTGGACTATGAACGACAATATCGCCGATGCCATTGGTGATATTCAAGATAATTATTTGGGTGTTTACGAAAATGCCGTCGACAAATATATCGCGTTTTATGCAGAGTTTAGTAAGATTTTGGCGGCACTTGAGAAGTTGATTAACGGCTCGACGGATGGGCAGTCTGTAAATGTCTCGATGAGAGAGTTACAAGGTCAGCTTGAGGCGTTGAAAGGACAATTTTTCCCAGGTGGCCAACCAGGTGAAAACGCAGTGCTTTTTCCACCGAAAAACGATGATGGCGCAGTGGTTGGGGCCAGCAAGGGTAAGGCAGAAGAATGGGCAACAGAAATGGGGCTTGACCCATCTTGTGTGAAAGAATCGCCTCCTGGTTCTGGTAAGTTTGTTGTAACGATTGATATTGGCCCTATTGATCAAATGATTGCTAACCTTGTTCTGGGCAATGACCCTGTGAAGATGACCAGTACGGATTTCCAAATCTGGAAAGCAGGTTTTGATTCTATGGATGAAAAGATGAAAAATACCTTGCAAACGCTGACGCAAAAATACAGCAATGCTCAGTCAATGACGGATAACTTGATTAAGGTGCTGAGCAGCACCATCAGCAGCTTGTTGGAAACCGATAAGGCCTTTTTGCAAATCTAG